TCCAAGTGAGTTCCCGGTATTTTCTCGGCAAAGATGTCGACCGGCACAAGGTCATAGGCCACCTCTTTTTCCACAAGTGCAAGCCGCGCGATCCGCAGATAAACGCTGTATTCGGCGCCGTGGAGCTGAGGTCGGGTTTCGCCCATGGGTCTTCTCGGCAATGTCACCTTCGCTCCTCACCGACCAGATCACGTCATCGGCAATCCTGTGATGCCCGTGTCGCAGTAGGTTTGCCTATACCATGGATCTGTATCCAGGGTCTGCCCGGCGCATGGATCAGCAGGTCATCCGGCAGGTGCCGCAATGCCTCCGAGATGATTTGGAGTGCCCCTTGCACGGCCAATTGCGGCACCCGTCTTGTTTGCAATCGCCCGATGATTTGCCAACGGTTTGCTGTTCGTTTGCCTCGAAGGCGTCCAGCACTGCTATCGAGACCGCCGGCATTGCGCACCGGCGGCTGCCATATGGTCATCCTCAGGGGCGGGACACATCCGCCATGTCGATCTCCACCGCCGCTGCCAGGCTTTCCAGGCTGTCATGCAGCAATTGCAGCAGATAGGCCGGATTGTGGACATAACCCGCCGGGTCCTTTGCCACGACCTGGTAGTTATAGGCGGCCTTCAGCAGGCGAGGGGACCAGGCCTTGTAGGCATTGTCACGCACCGCCTCGTCGTCGCTGATCGCGCCGTCTCCGTCAGTATCCGCGAAGAAATAGGGATGCCGTCCCTTGTTGTAGCCGATCGGTGCGTCGAGCACGGCGTCCGAATAGGCCTGGATCGCAGCGTAGAGCCGCTCATGCAGGGTGGTGATCTCGCCATGCACACCTTCCTGGATGTTGCCGTCACCGTCAAAATCGCTGTGTCGCATACGGATGTCGCGTATATTGTCCACGCCGCGATGACAGGTCATGCAACTGTCTTCGGCCACCTTCGTCGTGTGCGGATCATGACAGGCGACACAGCTGTTGGCGCTGGGAACGTGCTGGAAGCGTCCGGCATAGGTCTTGCCGGGATAGTGGTAGCCGCTGGCCGTGTCCGCTCCATGCATTGTCGCGGCGGCCACGGCGTAGTGAATGTTGATGAAGGCGAGATCGGCCGAGATGGCGTCTTCGTCGATGGTCCCCACCGCCTTTGTCACCGCCGCACCGGACTGACGGCCCTGGTGGCAGACGGTACAGGTGGCAGAGCCGCCCAGTTCGCCCACCTCGACGCCCGAAGGGAAGCGGACGGAGTCCAGCGCATTGGCTTCGGTGGTATGGCAGGTGGCGCAGCCGACGGGCGAGTTGATGACGCCGGGTTG
This DNA window, taken from Peteryoungia algae, encodes the following:
- a CDS encoding cytochrome c3 family protein; amino-acid sequence: MTLRKPTRCFISLARLLALTVLLFTPVSAGANDASPITKLVEAWLASPHGDYHSLSFTYWNKEGEVPTNCATCHSETGFLDYLGVDGSAKGSVEQPGVINSPVGCATCHTTEANALDSVRFPSGVEVGELGGSATCTVCHQGRQSGAAVTKAVGTIDEDAISADLAFINIHYAVAAATMHGADTASGYHYPGKTYAGRFQHVPSANSCVACHDPHTTKVAEDSCMTCHRGVDNIRDIRMRHSDFDGDGNIQEGVHGEITTLHERLYAAIQAYSDAVLDAPIGYNKGRHPYFFADTDGDGAISDDEAVRDNAYKAWSPRLLKAAYNYQVVAKDPAGYVHNPAYLLQLLHDSLESLAAAVEIDMADVSRP